Genomic DNA from Acetilactobacillus jinshanensis:
TTAATACTAAGTCCTGAATTTTTTCAGGACTTTTTTTGTTGCAAAAATAAAGGGCGTCACCTCAAAAACATGAGATGACGCCCTTTTTGTTATGCTAATATTTCCTAAAGCTGATTTAGATCCATCACATCTTGACCACTAGAAAAGTTTTCGTCAGATGTACAGTAAATTACCTGTAATTTATCACTAAGTTGTTTTAGTAAATTAACGGCCGCTTTACGACGGGTTACATCAAAATCAGTAAAGCCGTCATCAACTATAATCGGCATTGGATAATCCGTGCCAAAGACCTGAGCCATGGCAAAGATCAACGCTAAATAAAGCTGCTGAACGGTTCCCTTTGATAATTCATAAAGGGTAAACCGTTGTTTATCGTTACGCATAACTTTAATTTGGGTCTTATTAAAGACAATTGAAACGTAACGACCATTGGTCAACGTTTTAAAGTTAGCTTGGGCCTGTCGTTCAATCTTAGGGACTCGTCCTTTGGTTGCCAAATTTAAGGCGGCATTAATCCACTGGCTAGCCAAGACTTCATCCAGCCAACGTTCAACTAACGTATTAATTTCGGTTCGAGCGTTGGCTGCACGTTGCTGAAGTTCATCGTAACTACCGTTATGGATTAAATGATCTAATTTGACTTGATCAGCAGTTAACTTTTTAGTAACATCCTGTAAACGAGCTTCCAAGGTATTTGCTTCCTGGGTAATTTGAGTCTTTAAAGCCTTTAATTCACCATAGGATTGATAATGCTTTAAAGTTGCAAGTTCTTTATTACCAATCTGTTTAGACAAGTCACGATAAGTAGCTTGTTGTTGCTTTAGTTTAGTCTGCGCTTTTTGTTGCTGGGTAAATTCGTTAGCGTCTTTCACATGTCGATCCTGATAAAACTGATCAAGGTTATCTTTAACAGTCCTTTGCTTACCATCAGCTTCATCTAATTGTTGTTGATATTTTTGTCGCTGCTGATCAGCCTGCTTATTCAACGTTAAAATTTGGTGCATTTTTGCCACGTAATTTTTAAGTTGCATGATCTCACTAGACCGATCAGAACTAAGTGTTAACTGACGATTCATAAATGACCAATCATTAAAGTACTTATTTAAATCATTCGTAAGTTGAGTAATATGTTGTTTTAACGTTTGTCTTTCAGACGTAAGTTTAACGATTCGTTTCAGGTCATCCTGAATCACGATCCATTTTTCCACCGAACTATCTGGATAGTGATATTTCGATTGGTATTGGTTAATTTGACGGCTAAATTTATTAGTCGCCTGTTGGTGCTCATGAACATCTTTATGAATACTATTGAGTTTAGCATGATTTTGTTTAATGGCTTGAAGACGATAGGCAAACCAAATTATACCAAGAATAATGCCCAATATAGCAATCAACCAAATCGATGAAATTGCACCAACTAAAATTAATAAACCGCTAATTCCATAAGTGACATAATCTTTTCCAGAATTATGAGGTCCAGATTGATTTTGAAGCATTAATAATCGTTGGCTTAATACTTGCAACTTAGTCTGATTCTGATGAATTTGATCGGCAACGTGTTGAACTGATTGATAATCATCCCGGCTCATTGGCCTTAAAACATGATCATTAACTAGATATTTAGACCGTAACGTTTTCAACTGATCATTTAGATTAGCTAGGTGTTCTTGTGATAACTTAACCTGCTGAAGTTTACGCTCAACATCGTTAAATTGATCCGCAAGTTTTCTAATCTCATCTAGATGCTGAACATAATAGCGTGTAGACCCATCATTAGCCACTTGTGATGAAGCTTCATCAATTTGCTGATTAATCAATTTGACGTGTTCTTGAGCCTTGATTAACCGCTTAGATAACTGCTGTAAATGATCAGCATCGTCAGCCGTAAAACCTGGCAACAACTTATGATTCATTACCGGTCGTAAAGACTTTACTTTTTGATACTGAAGCCACGTATTTTGAGCTTGGTTAACCTGCTTAACACGCTGGTTTTGTTGATCTAATTGAGCTTGAATTACGTGTTGATCACGATGATATCGGTCAATGGCTTTAAGTAATTCCTGATACGTTGTGTAACCTGATTTAGCCGTTTTAATTTGATCAAGTAATCGAGCATAGCGCTTTAATTTCTGGTTTAACGGTGGCTTATATCCACGTGGGGTATATATTTTCTTAGCGTCTTTATTTAAAGCTTCCCGATAATCAATCCAGTCGTTACTGTGTGCTAACCCAATTCTCTGGATCCGGTAAATTAAATCACGTTGCTTTAGCTTACCGACCTTTCGCAAGTCAACGGTTCCAAAATAATACAAAGCATCAAACGTATTTCGATCAAACGGCCCTAATATTTTCTTTAAGAGTGACTTATCTAATTGGTCACCATGATTATTTAAAATCGTTACTTGGCCACCGTTTTTCCCAGCCATGCGCTGAACGATATAAGTTTGGTCATTCGCAATTATCTCTAACTGACCACCATAATTCTTTGATTTACTGGGGATATAATTTTTATGACTAGAATGACGATTTACATAACCAAACAAAACACCACGAATAAAGCTTAGTAACGTTGTTTTACCGGCTTCATTTCGTCCGTAAAGAATGTTTAAACCCTTCCGAAGTGGAAGTGTTATATCATGCCATTTA
This window encodes:
- a CDS encoding ATP-binding protein, with the translated sequence MIIKQVHIFNYGKWHDITLPLRKGLNILYGRNEAGKTTLLSFIRGVLFGYVNRHSSHKNYIPSKSKNYGGQLEIIANDQTYIVQRMAGKNGGQVTILNNHGDQLDKSLLKKILGPFDRNTFDALYYFGTVDLRKVGKLKQRDLIYRIQRIGLAHSNDWIDYREALNKDAKKIYTPRGYKPPLNQKLKRYARLLDQIKTAKSGYTTYQELLKAIDRYHRDQHVIQAQLDQQNQRVKQVNQAQNTWLQYQKVKSLRPVMNHKLLPGFTADDADHLQQLSKRLIKAQEHVKLINQQIDEASSQVANDGSTRYYVQHLDEIRKLADQFNDVERKLQQVKLSQEHLANLNDQLKTLRSKYLVNDHVLRPMSRDDYQSVQHVADQIHQNQTKLQVLSQRLLMLQNQSGPHNSGKDYVTYGISGLLILVGAISSIWLIAILGIILGIIWFAYRLQAIKQNHAKLNSIHKDVHEHQQATNKFSRQINQYQSKYHYPDSSVEKWIVIQDDLKRIVKLTSERQTLKQHITQLTNDLNKYFNDWSFMNRQLTLSSDRSSEIMQLKNYVAKMHQILTLNKQADQQRQKYQQQLDEADGKQRTVKDNLDQFYQDRHVKDANEFTQQQKAQTKLKQQQATYRDLSKQIGNKELATLKHYQSYGELKALKTQITQEANTLEARLQDVTKKLTADQVKLDHLIHNGSYDELQQRAANARTEINTLVERWLDEVLASQWINAALNLATKGRVPKIERQAQANFKTLTNGRYVSIVFNKTQIKVMRNDKQRFTLYELSKGTVQQLYLALIFAMAQVFGTDYPMPIIVDDGFTDFDVTRRKAAVNLLKQLSDKLQVIYCTSDENFSSGQDVMDLNQL